The Trueperaceae bacterium genome includes a window with the following:
- a CDS encoding SPOR domain-containing protein — translation MDWLRRNWPDLLIGVALVAVIAGIIATLISGGSFFPVGKNARVGTDAGGAGQTSTTQSSTLSPTPPAPDGAPTSAAVPAGGAVPGGAATTAQSGPAAAADPADVGAVTPGATPSTGAQGDSPISVLPPSGAPAPAAGGTSGPAATGAAPGGTAAPVATTPAPATQATPAASAAAASTPASTPASTPASTPVAAPGNSAATAGVTESSYRVSVGAFGNAENAQRLAATFQAAGYPVLLGSQGNLTIVLIGPYQTEEQARSVAAAVARGGFDVPDPTVYRYDADGSGAGAAAPAATAASTPAASAPAAPTAAAATAAPATAAPATAAAATGAAAGRYLQVGAYGSRESALPQIGQLEKLGFTVSERTEGNLLKLLVGPFEGSALSDAQARLTAAGIESFVR, via the coding sequence ATGGACTGGCTAAGGCGCAATTGGCCCGACCTCCTCATCGGCGTGGCCCTCGTGGCCGTGATCGCCGGCATCATCGCCACCCTCATCTCCGGAGGGTCGTTCTTCCCGGTCGGGAAGAACGCGCGCGTCGGGACCGACGCGGGTGGCGCAGGCCAGACCAGCACGACGCAGAGTTCCACGCTGTCGCCCACGCCGCCCGCCCCCGACGGGGCGCCCACGTCGGCTGCGGTGCCGGCTGGCGGCGCGGTGCCGGGTGGCGCCGCCACGACGGCTCAGAGCGGCCCCGCGGCGGCGGCAGACCCCGCTGATGTGGGGGCCGTCACCCCCGGCGCAACGCCGTCGACCGGGGCGCAGGGCGACTCGCCCATCTCGGTGCTGCCGCCCAGCGGCGCGCCCGCACCGGCGGCCGGCGGCACGAGCGGCCCTGCCGCGACCGGCGCGGCCCCCGGCGGCACCGCCGCGCCCGTCGCCACGACCCCGGCTCCCGCCACCCAGGCAACGCCCGCCGCGAGCGCGGCCGCGGCGTCCACCCCGGCGTCCACCCCGGCGTCCACCCCGGCGTCCACCCCGGTCGCCGCTCCCGGCAACAGCGCCGCCACCGCCGGGGTGACCGAGAGCTCCTACCGGGTGTCGGTGGGGGCCTTCGGCAACGCCGAGAACGCGCAGCGCCTGGCGGCCACCTTCCAGGCCGCCGGTTACCCCGTGCTTCTCGGGTCCCAGGGCAACCTGACCATCGTGCTGATCGGCCCCTATCAGACGGAGGAGCAGGCCCGCAGCGTTGCCGCCGCCGTCGCCAGGGGCGGGTTCGACGTCCCCGACCCGACGGTCTACCGCTACGACGCGGATGGGAGCGGGGCGGGCGCGGCCGCTCCTGCGGCGACCGCCGCGTCTACGCCTGCCGCGTCTGCGCCTGCCGCACCTACGGCCGCTGCGGCGACCGCCGCCCCGGCGACCGCCGCCCCGGCGACCGCCGCTGCGGCGACCGGCGCCGCGGCGGGCCGCTACCTGCAGGTCGGCGCGTACGGTAGCCGCGAGAGCGCGCTGCCGCAGATCGGGCAACTGGAGAAGCTCGGCTTCACCGTGTCCGAACGCACGGAGGGGAACCTGCTCAAGCTCCTCGTCGGCCCGTTCGAGGGGTCGGCGCTCAGCGACGCGCAGGCGCGGTTGACGGCCGCCGGCATCGAGAGCTTCGTGCGCTGA